In Variovorax paradoxus, a single genomic region encodes these proteins:
- a CDS encoding beta strand repeat-containing protein translates to MKARKIRNGAARRPALSSIGSAVAMVLIATGAHAAETAVSGAFAPSVTGTSTSVNPQTNLGAVDASISSATVGVTTTGTAGTPPTSSYTNGNAISAKATGNIEVRTIAPTPGSPPTPVSSAATLALSQNSGVISSSVTNSSMGNYSTTIQAGSVAAADNTISATTTLNSGSSLVLGTAAASGTALAGSSVLRYPVGAPQVFDAKGNIVVTTFQSATGASSSAESQGNRVDLWLLPSSGAIAAGASLERNSIAAVLKGNSATNTAAIVSGGAPSFAGSAVVSNLQVNNNAAPGAVTHSATNNNSAIDAVVSGVPLGGTNTLQSALAVRGNNISSAATGNEALSGTAGTAGNFILVDGVSVAGIGTPATALNNSTHNGVGVNTNVNADLAIVNSQGNIGVGITSSTTNALVGATVQSIASGGSVDLRANAVTAAATGNAASSAISSTDGLSAFKGTSALSNQQANYQSPITAQMTASNIGVLTGFGGTTNNAVVSVAGNSSAATATGNQISQSLAIDAGGMTLGSASAVLTGGTANDGRVSAGGAATITNLQGNYGSPVAATNDGSQVFVGANLVASPIAGSTFAVTGNTQQAAALGSGATNALTLATGSTLGTGAGIASVQMGDAGATVSATLSNAAALLAVNGNVTGSASSIALTDNKQIASATGNSAKNTLGIDAVNIAAVTAGGAASTVTVGAGGLPFDGNAGSLPTVNAAFGILGDQSVQASVKAVASGPSAPGLNAFAVTVAGNLGDTTAGGKLANDRNTLGAEAYGNTAANGLTLDLNNLSSSAPGFSGLLSGTNVANVTNVQSVAGNATQISADASGVTPVRTVISGSVTNATVSSSGNTTQALAYGNSATGNTVKVTGNNITTLVATLPVAPSGAGVAVGAASVNAAFGVQNAQSGQGSVSATRSGGPEVQTYIVGNLVSSSVAADKNKTIVEANSNSATNGVSIEGNALATTSAVQNLQQTSADVTAQIGSAAATRANQSGVQVKIDGLTVQGQAVSVSGNIASGSATGNSASNSLAVDGNTIAVRGALPAIATSVGALINGAYADHAVSNVQTVSGAGAISSSVSGAYGIDTTAGASISGTQLSVSNNAQGSQAVANTATNGVELTGNSITARTALQSTQTSTAKNVDSTSSMEVFAPAASTSSRIDLSGNKNVSLAVINDVSNTLSVASTNTSPASAAGSTAAMTAIAATGDHVLLNQQTAAAAVTSKATTNLYNDDSGTPAPVTAGLAGGSLSIARNSTVAEASANRAANSVSLVSDAVQGATGGIVNTQASSAAVTAQASTTANVAVTAPSPLNGGSVALNANTTSALARGNAATNLLESSAGSGYGGLAAQGTGGGGLLPAALNASAAAAIRNSQTNDGAVSASSSGASYMVALNSTGGPVGTTLGTVGVTGNTLTAEAYGNSATNRITQTALNNGTPSAVIVSTQVNTGAVTATVSGASVGIGVAGGGGNSTLRTTGNQITASATGNSSVSSIATR, encoded by the coding sequence ATGAAAGCACGCAAGATCCGCAACGGGGCCGCACGCAGGCCCGCACTCAGCAGCATCGGCTCGGCCGTTGCAATGGTCCTGATCGCCACCGGCGCGCATGCGGCAGAGACGGCCGTCAGCGGCGCTTTCGCTCCCTCCGTCACGGGGACCAGCACCTCGGTGAATCCGCAGACCAACCTGGGCGCGGTCGACGCGTCCATCAGCAGCGCCACCGTGGGTGTCACCACCACCGGCACCGCGGGGACGCCTCCCACCTCGAGCTACACCAACGGCAACGCGATCAGCGCCAAGGCCACCGGCAACATCGAAGTGCGCACCATCGCGCCGACCCCCGGTTCGCCGCCCACGCCGGTGAGCAGCGCCGCGACGCTGGCGCTCTCGCAGAACAGCGGCGTGATCTCCAGCAGCGTGACGAACAGCTCGATGGGGAACTACTCCACCACGATCCAGGCCGGCAGCGTGGCCGCCGCGGACAACACGATTTCGGCCACGACCACGCTCAACAGCGGCTCGTCGCTGGTGCTGGGCACGGCGGCCGCGTCCGGCACCGCGCTCGCTGGCTCGTCGGTGCTCCGCTATCCGGTGGGCGCCCCGCAGGTCTTCGATGCCAAGGGCAACATTGTCGTGACCACGTTCCAGTCGGCCACGGGCGCAAGCTCCAGCGCCGAGAGCCAGGGCAATCGCGTCGACTTGTGGCTGCTGCCGAGTTCGGGTGCCATTGCCGCCGGCGCTTCGCTCGAACGCAACTCCATCGCCGCCGTGCTCAAGGGCAACAGCGCGACGAACACGGCCGCCATCGTGTCGGGCGGCGCGCCTTCCTTCGCGGGCTCGGCGGTGGTTTCCAACCTGCAGGTGAACAACAACGCCGCGCCAGGCGCCGTCACGCACTCCGCGACCAACAACAACTCGGCTATCGACGCCGTGGTCTCCGGGGTGCCGCTCGGCGGCACCAACACGCTGCAGTCGGCGCTCGCGGTGCGGGGCAACAACATATCGAGCGCGGCCACCGGCAACGAGGCGCTGAGCGGCACCGCGGGAACCGCCGGCAACTTCATCCTCGTCGACGGCGTGTCGGTAGCCGGCATCGGCACGCCCGCCACGGCGCTGAACAACAGCACCCACAACGGCGTGGGCGTGAACACCAACGTCAACGCCGACCTGGCCATCGTCAACAGCCAGGGCAACATCGGCGTGGGCATCACGAGCAGCACCACCAACGCGCTGGTGGGCGCGACGGTGCAGTCGATTGCCAGCGGCGGTTCCGTCGACCTCCGGGCCAACGCCGTCACGGCCGCTGCCACCGGCAATGCCGCGTCGAGCGCAATCTCCAGCACCGACGGCTTGAGCGCGTTCAAGGGCACCAGCGCCCTGTCGAACCAGCAGGCCAACTACCAGTCGCCGATCACGGCCCAGATGACGGCGTCGAACATCGGCGTGCTGACCGGCTTCGGCGGCACGACCAACAATGCCGTCGTGTCGGTGGCCGGCAACAGCTCCGCGGCGACGGCCACGGGCAACCAGATCAGCCAGAGCCTTGCCATCGACGCGGGCGGAATGACCCTCGGCAGCGCCTCCGCCGTGCTGACGGGCGGCACCGCCAACGACGGCCGCGTCTCGGCCGGCGGCGCGGCCACGATCACCAACCTGCAGGGCAACTACGGCAGCCCGGTCGCGGCGACCAACGACGGCTCTCAGGTCTTCGTGGGTGCGAACCTGGTCGCCTCGCCCATTGCGGGCAGCACCTTTGCCGTGACCGGCAACACGCAGCAGGCAGCGGCGCTGGGCAGCGGTGCGACCAACGCGCTGACGCTTGCCACCGGCTCGACGCTCGGCACCGGCGCGGGCATCGCCAGCGTGCAGATGGGCGACGCCGGTGCGACCGTCAGCGCCACGCTGAGCAATGCGGCGGCGCTGCTTGCAGTCAACGGCAACGTGACCGGCAGCGCGAGCAGCATCGCGCTGACCGACAACAAACAGATCGCCAGCGCCACCGGGAACTCGGCGAAAAACACCCTGGGTATCGATGCGGTCAACATCGCCGCCGTGACCGCGGGCGGCGCTGCCTCCACCGTCACCGTGGGCGCCGGCGGCCTGCCGTTCGACGGCAATGCGGGCAGCCTGCCGACCGTGAATGCCGCCTTCGGCATCCTCGGCGACCAGTCGGTGCAGGCCAGCGTGAAGGCCGTGGCGAGCGGCCCCTCGGCACCCGGCCTGAATGCCTTCGCGGTCACTGTCGCCGGCAACCTCGGCGACACGACCGCGGGCGGCAAGCTGGCGAACGACCGCAATACCCTGGGCGCCGAAGCCTACGGCAACACCGCGGCCAACGGCCTGACGCTGGACCTGAACAACCTGAGCAGCTCGGCGCCGGGCTTCTCGGGCTTGCTCTCCGGAACCAACGTGGCCAACGTGACCAACGTGCAGTCCGTGGCCGGCAACGCGACGCAGATTTCGGCCGACGCCAGCGGCGTGACGCCGGTGCGCACCGTGATCTCGGGCAGCGTCACCAACGCCACGGTGTCCAGCTCCGGCAACACCACGCAGGCGCTGGCCTATGGCAACAGCGCGACGGGCAACACGGTGAAGGTGACGGGCAACAACATCACGACGCTGGTCGCCACGCTTCCGGTGGCACCTTCCGGCGCGGGCGTGGCGGTCGGCGCGGCCAGCGTGAATGCCGCGTTCGGCGTGCAGAACGCGCAGTCGGGCCAGGGCTCGGTCTCGGCCACGCGAAGCGGCGGGCCGGAGGTGCAGACCTACATCGTGGGCAACCTGGTCAGTTCGAGCGTGGCCGCCGACAAGAACAAGACCATCGTCGAGGCCAACAGCAACAGCGCGACCAACGGCGTGAGCATCGAAGGCAACGCTCTGGCCACCACGAGCGCGGTGCAGAACCTGCAGCAGACGAGTGCCGACGTCACCGCGCAGATCGGCTCGGCCGCCGCGACGCGTGCGAACCAGAGCGGCGTGCAGGTGAAGATCGACGGGCTCACGGTGCAGGGCCAGGCGGTTTCTGTCAGCGGCAACATCGCGAGCGGCTCCGCAACGGGCAACTCGGCCAGCAACAGCCTCGCCGTCGACGGCAACACCATCGCCGTGCGCGGCGCGCTCCCGGCCATTGCGACCAGCGTGGGCGCCCTGATCAACGGCGCCTACGCCGACCATGCGGTGTCGAACGTCCAGACCGTGAGCGGCGCGGGTGCGATTTCTTCCAGCGTGTCGGGCGCCTACGGCATCGACACCACCGCGGGCGCGAGCATCAGCGGCACCCAGCTGAGCGTTTCGAACAACGCGCAGGGTTCGCAGGCCGTCGCCAACACGGCGACCAACGGTGTCGAGCTGACCGGCAACAGCATCACCGCACGCACGGCGCTGCAGTCGACGCAGACGAGCACCGCGAAGAACGTCGACTCGACGTCCTCGATGGAGGTGTTCGCGCCGGCGGCCTCGACGTCGTCGCGCATCGATCTGTCGGGCAACAAGAACGTGTCGCTGGCGGTGATCAACGACGTGTCCAACACGCTGAGCGTGGCCTCGACCAACACCTCGCCCGCGAGCGCGGCGGGCTCCACCGCGGCGATGACAGCGATCGCTGCGACCGGCGACCATGTGCTGCTGAACCAGCAGACCGCCGCCGCGGCGGTGACAAGCAAGGCCACCACCAACCTGTACAACGACGACAGCGGCACGCCCGCGCCGGTGACGGCAGGTCTTGCCGGCGGTTCGCTCAGCATCGCGCGCAACAGCACGGTGGCTGAGGCATCGGCCAACCGCGCCGCCAACTCGGTGTCGCTGGTGAGCGATGCGGTGCAGGGCGCGACCGGCGGCATCGTCAACACGCAGGCCAGCAGCGCCGCCGTCACGGCACAGGCCAGCACCACCGCGAACGTGGCGGTGACGGCGCCCTCGCCGCTCAACGGCGGCTCGGTGGCGCTCAACGCCAACACGACCAGCGCCCTCGCACGCGGCAATGCGGCCACCAACCTGCTGGAGTCGAGCGCGGGCAGCGGCTACGGCGGGCTTGCCGCGCAGGGCACGGGCGGCGGAGGGCTGCTGCCCGCTGCGCTCAACGCCAGCGCGGCGGCCGCCATTCGCAACAGCCAGACCAATGACGGCGCGGTGTCGGCAAGCAGTTCGGGTGCCAGCTACATGGTGGCGCTCAACTCGACCGGCGGCCCGGTCGGCACGACGCTCGGCACCGTCGGCGTGACGGGCAACACCCTGACCGCCGAGGCCTATGGCAACAGCGCCACCAACCGCATCACGCAGACCGCGCTGAACAACGGCACGCCAAGCGCGGTCATCGTCAGCACGCAGGTCAACACCGGCGCGGTGACGGCAACCGTGAGCGGCGCGAGCGTGGGCATCGGCGTGGCGGGTGGCGGAGGCAACAGCACGCTGCGCACCACGGGCAACCAGATCACGGCATCGGCGACGGGCAACTCGTCGGTGTCGTCGATCGCGACGCGCTGA